One genomic window of Denticeps clupeoides chromosome 14, fDenClu1.1, whole genome shotgun sequence includes the following:
- the lin28b gene encoding protein lin-28 homolog B isoform X2, which yields MMPGGGGGEDPAATRCGSGHCKWFNVRMGFGFISLTGGDGGPVEPPLDVFVHQSKLVMEGFRSLKEGEPVDFTFKKSSKGLEALRVTGPGGGPCAGSERRPRGKAPLLKRRPKGDRCYNCGGLDHHAKECRLPPQPKKCHYCQSITHMVAQCPHKAQVPSTSSSQDPHTPFPVPQEEDDRPCSSPQEVSPPPGDEPPQRATSSQQRWRKP from the exons ATGATGCCAG GAGGTGGTGGCGGTGAAGACCCCGCCGCGACGCGCTGCGGCTCGGGCCACTGCAAGTGGTTCAACGTGCGGATGGGCTTCGGCTTCATCTCGCTGACCGGCGGGGACGGAGGCCCGGTGGAGCCGCCGCTGGACGTGTTCGTGCACCAA AGCAAGCTTGTAATGGAGGGCTTCCGCAGCCTGAAGGAAGGTGAGCCTGTGGATTTTACCTTTAAAAAGTCCTCCAAGGGCTTGGAGGCACTGCGAGTGACCGGTCCAGGCGGGGGACCCTGTGCCGGCAGCGAGAGGAGACCCAGAGGGAAAGCTCCTCTCCTGAAACGCAGACCAAAGGGAGACCG GTGTTATAACTGTGGAGGTCTGGACCATCACGCCAAGGAGTGTAGACTGCCACCCCAGCCAAAGAAGTGCCACTACTGTCAGAGTATCACACATATGGTGGCACAATGTCCCCACAAGGCACAGGTACCATCTACCTCCAGCTCTCAGGACCCTCACACCCCCTTCCCTGTGCCCCAGGAAGAGGATGATAGGCCATGTTCTTCACCACAGGAGGTCAGTCCCCCGCCTGGGGATGAGCCGCCACAGCGGGCCACCTCCTCCCAGCAGCGGTGGAGGAAGCCCTGA
- the lin28b gene encoding protein lin-28 homolog B isoform X3 → MAEGGGGGEDPAATRCGSGHCKWFNVRMGFGFISLTGGDGGPVEPPLDVFVHQSKLVMEGFRSLKEGEPVDFTFKKSSKGLEALRVTGPGGGPCAGSERRPRGKAPLLKRRPKGDRCYNCGGLDHHAKECRLPPQPKKCHYCQSITHMVAQCPHKAQEVSPPPGDEPPQRATSSQQRWRKP, encoded by the exons ATGGCCGAAG GAGGTGGTGGCGGTGAAGACCCCGCCGCGACGCGCTGCGGCTCGGGCCACTGCAAGTGGTTCAACGTGCGGATGGGCTTCGGCTTCATCTCGCTGACCGGCGGGGACGGAGGCCCGGTGGAGCCGCCGCTGGACGTGTTCGTGCACCAA AGCAAGCTTGTAATGGAGGGCTTCCGCAGCCTGAAGGAAGGTGAGCCTGTGGATTTTACCTTTAAAAAGTCCTCCAAGGGCTTGGAGGCACTGCGAGTGACCGGTCCAGGCGGGGGACCCTGTGCCGGCAGCGAGAGGAGACCCAGAGGGAAAGCTCCTCTCCTGAAACGCAGACCAAAGGGAGACCG GTGTTATAACTGTGGAGGTCTGGACCATCACGCCAAGGAGTGTAGACTGCCACCCCAGCCAAAGAAGTGCCACTACTGTCAGAGTATCACACATATGGTGGCACAATGTCCCCACAAGGCACAG GAGGTCAGTCCCCCGCCTGGGGATGAGCCGCCACAGCGGGCCACCTCCTCCCAGCAGCGGTGGAGGAAGCCCTGA
- the lin28b gene encoding protein lin-28 homolog B isoform X1, with amino-acid sequence MAEGGGGGEDPAATRCGSGHCKWFNVRMGFGFISLTGGDGGPVEPPLDVFVHQSKLVMEGFRSLKEGEPVDFTFKKSSKGLEALRVTGPGGGPCAGSERRPRGKAPLLKRRPKGDRCYNCGGLDHHAKECRLPPQPKKCHYCQSITHMVAQCPHKAQVPSTSSSQDPHTPFPVPQEEDDRPCSSPQEVSPPPGDEPPQRATSSQQRWRKP; translated from the exons ATGGCCGAAG GAGGTGGTGGCGGTGAAGACCCCGCCGCGACGCGCTGCGGCTCGGGCCACTGCAAGTGGTTCAACGTGCGGATGGGCTTCGGCTTCATCTCGCTGACCGGCGGGGACGGAGGCCCGGTGGAGCCGCCGCTGGACGTGTTCGTGCACCAA AGCAAGCTTGTAATGGAGGGCTTCCGCAGCCTGAAGGAAGGTGAGCCTGTGGATTTTACCTTTAAAAAGTCCTCCAAGGGCTTGGAGGCACTGCGAGTGACCGGTCCAGGCGGGGGACCCTGTGCCGGCAGCGAGAGGAGACCCAGAGGGAAAGCTCCTCTCCTGAAACGCAGACCAAAGGGAGACCG GTGTTATAACTGTGGAGGTCTGGACCATCACGCCAAGGAGTGTAGACTGCCACCCCAGCCAAAGAAGTGCCACTACTGTCAGAGTATCACACATATGGTGGCACAATGTCCCCACAAGGCACAGGTACCATCTACCTCCAGCTCTCAGGACCCTCACACCCCCTTCCCTGTGCCCCAGGAAGAGGATGATAGGCCATGTTCTTCACCACAGGAGGTCAGTCCCCCGCCTGGGGATGAGCCGCCACAGCGGGCCACCTCCTCCCAGCAGCGGTGGAGGAAGCCCTGA